A window from Phalacrocorax aristotelis chromosome 5, bGulAri2.1, whole genome shotgun sequence encodes these proteins:
- the MAIP1 gene encoding m-AAA protease-interacting protein 1, mitochondrial: MALRAAPGRGRWLARAFAGPVAARVPPLLPTLSAAAATWSLPPGGLRPLPPAARFASTGGQGPEGEGPQRRVVVVRITSPLAWLRTRFYYLLIRLYFDQEFSVEEFTRGAKQAFSVVSKLLSQRKLDLLEELVSAEVLQVLKEKISLLPDNHRDALAADIDAIMYTTEGDVRIYYDDDGRKFVSILMRFWYLNGANLPDEVPGETKVFQIVFGDESTKEKRHLLTANYEFQREFTEGAKPDWTITRIEHPRLLE; encoded by the exons ATGGCGCTACGCGCGGCTCCGGGCCGCGGCCGGTGGCTCGCGCGCGCGTTCGCGGGGCCGGTGGCGGCCCGGGTCCCTCCGCTTCTCCCCACACTAtctgccgccgccgccacctGGTCCCTGCCTCCGGGCGGGCTCCGCCcgctgccgcccgccgcccggTTCGCCAGCACCGGCGGTCAGGGTCCGGAGGGCGAGGGTCCGCAGCGgcgggtggtggtggtgaggatCACCAGCCCCCTCGCCTGGCTCCGCACTCGCTTCTATTACCTCCTCATCCGCCTCTACTTCGACCAGGAGTTCAGCGTCGAGGAGTTCACGCGTGGGGCCAAGCAG GCCTTTTCTGTGGTTTCAAAGCTGCTGTCTCAGCGTAAACTTGACCTGCTGGAGGAACTTGTATCAGCAGAG GTACTTCAGGTGCTGAAGGAAAAGATTTCTTTGCTCCCTGACAACCACAGGGATGCTTTAGCAGCTGACATTGATGCAATCATGTACACAACAGAAGGAGATGTTCGCATTTACTATGATGATGATG GAAGGAAGTTTGTTAGTATTCTGATGCGTTTCTGGTATCTGAATGGTGCTAACCTACCTGATGAAGTACCAGGTGAAACCAAAGTTTTCCAGATTGTGTTTGGAGAtgaaagcacaaaagaaaaaagacatcttTTAACAGCAAACTATGA GTTCCAAAGGGAATTTACAGAAGGAGCAAAACCAGACTGGACAATTACACGGATTGAGCATCCAAGGCTATTAGAATAA